The nucleotide sequence CGTGATCCCCTTTTCGGCCGTCCGACACGTCTCTCATCTCAGACAGTACTAGTCCGGCCGGGTGATCGTAGAGCGCGACACAGTGCCGGAGGTTGCCGTACACCACGCGATCGGCTCCTCACGCGCTGTCGTCCGGCCGTCGCGGGGAGCGCCCGAGGCGTCGCGGGCCGGCCGCGGCCGGCGTCAGGGTGCCGGGACCTGCCGGGTCTCTTGGGCGGATCCGGTCTGCGACGAGGTGATCACGTCGGAGGTCCCGCCGGGCCGGTCCGTGCGGCCCGAGAGGAAGGCCAGGCCGAGGCCGCCCGCGGCCAGCGCCGCGCCGACCAGGGCGGGCGAGGCCCAGCCCCAGCCGGCCGAGATGGCCAGGCCGCCCAGCCAGGCACCGCCGGCGTTGGCCAGGTTGAAGGCGGAGTGGTTGGAGGCCGCCGCCATCGTCGGCGCGTCCTTCGCCTTGGCCATGAGCAGCATCTGCACGGGAGTGGTGACCAGAGCGCCCATCGCGCCCATGACGACGAGCGTCAGCAGCGCGGGGACGATGCTGTGGACCGTGAAGTAGAACGTCACGAGCGTCGCGCCGAGCAGGGCGAGCCCGCCGTACAGCGTGGGGCGCAGGGCGCGGTCGGTCAGCGGGCCCGCGATCAGCGTGCCCAGCGTCATGCCGACGCCGTAGAGCGCCAGGACCCAGGTGGTCGAGGAGTCGGCCAGGCCCGTGAGGTGCGTCAGGATCGGCACCAGGTAGCTGTAGACGGCGAAGAAGCCGCCGAATCCGACGACGGCGACGGCGAGGCCCAGGGCGACCTGCCGGTTGCCCATCGCGCGCAGCTCGTGACGGATGCCGGCCACATTGCCGCGGGGCTGGTGGGGGACGAAGGCGGCCAGTGCGGCGAGGGCGATCAGTCCGATGACGGCGACGGCGCAGTAGGCCCAGCGCCAGCCCAGCTGCTGCCCGAGGGCGGTGCCGGCCGGGACGCCGACGATGTTGGCGATGGTGAGTCCGAGGAACATCCTCGACACGGCCCGTCCGGCGCGGTCGGGGGCCACGAGCCGGGAGGCCACGACGGCGCCCACGCCGAACAGCGCTCCGTGCGGCAGGCCCGCCAGGAAGCGCGCGGCGAACAGCCAGCCGAAGCCGGGAGCGAGGGCGGAGGCGATGTTGCCGATCACGAACAGCGCGGACAGCAAGAGCAGGAGCTGCTTGTGGGCGATGCGCGCGCCGATGCCCGTGAGCAGCGGGGCGCCGACGACCACGCCGAGCGCGTAGGCGGAGACGATGTTGCCGGCGTGCGGGACGGACACACCGACCCCGTCGGCGATCTGGGGCAGCAGCCCCATCGTGGCGAACTCGGTGGTGCCGATGCCGAACGCGACGAGGGCGAGGGCCAGCAGGGCCAGTGGCATGGAGCGGGAGTACCTTTCACGGGCGGCGGTTTCCGGATGCGGCGGAGCAGGCGGGGACGTGGTTCGTCCTGCTCCTGTGGTCCGTCGCGACCGGCCACCATTGCCCGGTGCGCCCCCCGAGGCAGGGGAGGCCCACAACCGGTGCAGCGCGCGAGGCGGCGTCACGCATTCCGGATCCGGCCGAAAAAAGCCGTGTCCTGCATCACAGCGCCCGATGGCGTGCCGGCAGGCCGGGCCGCACTGTCCCGCCCTATGACTTCCTGGTGAACTTCACGTCCAGGCCGCACGGCGCGTCCCGGTCGTCGGTCGCGCACAGCGCCTTTCCGTCGTCGACCACCGCGAGGTCGAGCTCGCAGTTCTCCGCGGAGCCGTGGAAGGAAAGACCGATCCAGGAACCCGACTTCGCGGCCTTGTCCGAGATCTCGGTTCCCTTGCCCTCGGACACATAGAAGGCCCAACCGCCTTCGGAGGCTTTTCCGGGGCACATGGTCGAGGCGAGGTTCTTCGAATCGAGACCGACGGCGGTGAATGTCCGGTCGGCGGCGAAGGTGAACTTCTCGCCGTGCGGGCCCTCCCATTCGCCGGTGATGCGACCGGCCGAGACCTTGGTCGTCGGCTGGCTGCCGGCACATGCCGTGAGCAGCAGGAACGGTGCTATGACGGCGAGTGCTCGCTGAGCTGTTCGGTGCACGCGGTCACTATAACAACGGGGCGGTACGGAGCCGGGCCCGGCTCCGTACCGCCCTTTTTGCGCTCTGCCTGTTGCGCTCTACCTGGAGGAAATTCCGGCTAGTTCAGCCAGTCCGAGGTATTGACGCACTGATTGACCGGCCACTTCTCCTCCCAGTTGAAGTCCTCCTTCACCGCCGCGCCGAAGGTGTCCGCGAATCGCGGGTTCCAGGAGCGTGGCACCGCGTGTGTGGCGGACTGCCAGTCAGAGGTGTTGTAGGCGTGGAACTTGAGCGTCACCGTGCCGGTCTTCCGGTTGATCGACTTGATGCTCGCCTCGCCCGACCAGGTGCCCAGGAACGCGTCGGCCCGGTTCTCGGTGCCCACGGACCCGTTGGTGAAGATGCTCCCGAGGTCGTTGAGGACGCCGCGCGCGGTGTTCATGTGCCACCAGGGGGAACCCGGGTCCGGCCCGGTGTCCTGGTAGTGCATCTTGAGCGCTTCCTTGGCCGCGGGCGCCTTCATGCCCTGTTCCATGGCCTGTCCGAGCAGCTTCGAGCGCATCGTGGTGATCGTGTCGTCGACGGCCAGGGCCGACAGGAACGCGTCGCCGCCGCGGAACTGCTGGTGCGGTCCGAGCGGGTAACCACCGCCCCAGAGCCACCCGATGAACATCGAGCGGTTCTCCCAGCCGTTGTCGGCCTTCTTGTCGTGGACGATGCCCCAGTCCGGCTGGGCGGCGATCATCTCCTGGAGCGTCATGCCGCCCCGGTTCATGAACGGGGTGTCCCACGACTTCGTGATGAAGTTGTACGTCGCTCCCGGCGTCCAGTGGTTGGTGGAGCCGCCGGTGAAACCGGTGCTGTTCGTGGACGCGGTGCCGCCGGTGTTGCCGATGGCGCCGAGCACGACGCCGACGACGCCGAGCACCGCTCCGACCACTCCCCCGATGATCGCGCCGATCGCCCCGAGGATGTCGTCGTAGGACAGACCGGTCGGGTCGGTGAACGTCGCCGGGTTGTTTCCGGCGTACGCGTACCCGTTCAGCGACTGGGGCTTCTTCGCTTCGAGGACGGGGTCCGTGCTGAGGAACCGTGCCGTGACCGGGTCGTACTGGCGGGCCCCCAGCTGCGTCAGGCCGGTGGTGTCGTCGGACGGCTTGCCGAGGAACGCCTTGTCGTCGGGCCAGCTGGTCGGCTTGGTGCCGCGCGAGGAGCCGAACGGCGAGGTGTAGCGCTTGGTGCAGGCCAGCGTCGTGGCGTCGAAGACCAGGCTGGAGGTGCCGTGGTTGTCGCCCGCGAGGAAGGCCAGCTTCGTGCCCGTGATCCCCACGGTCGCGGTGCGTACCGCGACGGTCTGCTCGCCCGCCTTGTAGTAGCGGGTGCCCGAAAGGGTCTTGACCGTGCCGGCGGTCCTCAGGTGCACCTCGGTGGCTCCGAGGTAGAGCACCGTCTCACCGTTCGCCGTGGTGTTGCGGCGGATCAGCAGGTCGCCGCCGGCGTCGTAGACGTAGCCGGTGCCGGTGGCCGCCTTGGTGCCGGCGGCGGGCTCGCTCGCGGTGGCGAGCTTGCCCTCGGCGTCCCAGGTCAGCGTCTGGGCGGCCTGGGTGCCGGGCCTGGTCGTGGTGTTGCCAGTGTCGTCGTAGCCGTAGGCGGTGCTGGTACCGGCCTTGACGGTCGAGGACAGCGCGTGCGGCTGGCCCTTGGGAGTGCCGTACTTGTAGTCGGTGACGGTGTCACCGGTGCTGCCGTGCTCGGTCTGCTGGGTGCGCAGGCCGCCGTCGTTGTACTGGTAGCTGGTCCAGTACGGTGCGGCTCCGCCCAGGTTGGCCGTGGTCCGTCCGGAGACGGCGCAGTCGGCGGTCTTGGGCGTCCAGGCCTCGCTGAGGCGGCGCTGGCCGTCGTACGCGAAGCACTGGTTGTCGGTCTGGCCGGTCCCGCCCAGGGTGGTGCCGTCGAAGATCGACGTGACGTTGCCGGCGTCGTCCTGCGTGAACTTCAGTTCCTGGAGCATGTAGCCGTGGACGTCGTCGGTGACGTACGACCGGGTGAGACGGCGGCTGCCTGCCTCGTAGTCGTGGTTGATGTAGACCTTCTTGGCCGCCGTCGGGTCGGTG is from Streptomyces asoensis and encodes:
- a CDS encoding MFS transporter, whose amino-acid sequence is MPLALLALALVAFGIGTTEFATMGLLPQIADGVGVSVPHAGNIVSAYALGVVVGAPLLTGIGARIAHKQLLLLLSALFVIGNIASALAPGFGWLFAARFLAGLPHGALFGVGAVVASRLVAPDRAGRAVSRMFLGLTIANIVGVPAGTALGQQLGWRWAYCAVAVIGLIALAALAAFVPHQPRGNVAGIRHELRAMGNRQVALGLAVAVVGFGGFFAVYSYLVPILTHLTGLADSSTTWVLALYGVGMTLGTLIAGPLTDRALRPTLYGGLALLGATLVTFYFTVHSIVPALLTLVVMGAMGALVTTPVQMLLMAKAKDAPTMAAASNHSAFNLANAGGAWLGGLAISAGWGWASPALVGAALAAGGLGLAFLSGRTDRPGGTSDVITSSQTGSAQETRQVPAP